One Bacteroidetes Order II. bacterium genomic region harbors:
- a CDS encoding insulinase family protein: MIKKIWGYLALSLLITGATAVHAQKQKNKSGDQQQVQVPTDKIPMDPNIRIGKLPNGLTYYIRKNNKPENRVELRLAVNAGSILEADDQQGLAHLLEHMAFNGTKKYKKQDLVNFLESIGVNFGADLNAYTSFDETVYMLKVPTDKPGLVDKGVDVLREWAGNISLDPAEVDKERGVVIEEWRLGLGAQERIRDKQFPILLQNSQYAKRLPIGKPEIIENFKHDRLTQYYKDWYRPDLMAVVVVGDVDPVKMEKDIRRLFGTLKNPTKKVPRKYFEVPGHPETLVSIVSDPEAEYRQIGIIFKHPAMNPNSRLAYREGLISQLWSSMLSTRLQEIATKPNPPFAFAGGGYGSFVRTKDAFQLSAIVPEGKMSNALDVLLTEAERIRRHGFLSSEFEREKADLLRSYENNFNEKDKTESSAFANEYVRHYLENEPAPGISWEYEYVKQALPAIKLEEVNQFAVRYMTDQNRVLNVTGKEDENNPLPTEAELLSVLNDMKGKDIAPYTDSAATDELLPQLPVSGSITKSETEASTGIIRLTLSNGAKVTLKPTNFKNDEVVFSATSPGGASLVSDTDYASVQLGNQVMAMAGIGNFSMIELQKKLSGKVARVGSYIGNESEGLTGMASPKDLETLFQLIHLRFTQPRLDEASLNMFKSQFQMFKGFFASPDYVFQDTISVTMSRYHPRVRPFSSFKVEELNADRALAIYRERFGNAGDFSFYFVGNFEVEKIKPMIAQYLASLPTTSITEKAKDLGIRPPTGVIEKKVLKGKEPKSSSEIQFTGPFEWSGNNRVHLSALGKAIEIRLREELREALSGSYYANASGNAVLEPVPLYNFSVSYASDPARADELYAAMWRVIEEVQTKGVSDEILTKVKEAYLRDLETNLKENRFWMLQLMRKDELKEDVGTIITGSKDLYQSMTSADLQDAARRYLRKDNVARFVLLPENQ; the protein is encoded by the coding sequence ATGATCAAGAAAATTTGGGGTTATCTTGCCCTATCGTTGTTGATAACAGGCGCAACAGCGGTACATGCCCAAAAGCAAAAAAACAAATCAGGGGATCAGCAGCAAGTGCAGGTTCCAACTGATAAGATCCCGATGGATCCGAATATCCGTATTGGTAAATTGCCCAATGGCCTCACCTACTATATCCGAAAAAACAACAAGCCTGAAAACCGCGTAGAATTGCGCCTCGCCGTAAATGCCGGCTCCATTCTGGAGGCCGATGACCAACAAGGGCTTGCGCACTTGCTGGAACACATGGCTTTTAATGGCACTAAAAAATATAAAAAACAAGACTTAGTCAACTTCTTAGAATCCATCGGCGTGAATTTTGGTGCAGACCTGAATGCCTATACGAGTTTCGATGAAACCGTGTATATGCTCAAAGTTCCTACCGACAAACCTGGTTTAGTAGATAAAGGAGTGGATGTTTTGCGGGAATGGGCCGGAAATATTTCCCTTGATCCTGCTGAAGTGGACAAAGAACGTGGGGTGGTTATCGAGGAATGGCGGCTTGGTTTAGGCGCCCAAGAACGAATCCGAGACAAACAATTTCCCATACTTCTCCAAAACTCACAATATGCCAAACGCCTGCCCATCGGCAAGCCCGAAATCATCGAAAACTTTAAGCATGACCGCTTAACACAGTATTATAAAGATTGGTACCGCCCCGACCTGATGGCGGTTGTTGTGGTGGGCGATGTGGACCCCGTCAAAATGGAAAAGGACATTCGTCGTCTTTTCGGAACGCTCAAAAATCCCACGAAAAAAGTCCCACGAAAGTATTTTGAAGTACCCGGTCATCCGGAAACGCTGGTTTCTATCGTAAGCGACCCAGAGGCGGAATACAGACAAATTGGAATCATCTTCAAACATCCTGCCATGAATCCCAATTCCCGTTTGGCTTACCGCGAGGGTCTGATCTCCCAACTCTGGAGCAGTATGTTAAGCACGCGCCTACAAGAAATTGCAACCAAACCGAATCCTCCTTTTGCCTTTGCTGGGGGCGGATACGGTTCTTTTGTCCGTACCAAGGATGCCTTTCAACTAAGCGCTATTGTCCCAGAAGGTAAAATGAGCAATGCCTTAGACGTACTCCTCACCGAGGCCGAGCGTATCCGTCGCCACGGTTTCTTGTCCAGCGAATTTGAACGTGAAAAGGCAGACTTATTGCGAAGTTATGAAAATAATTTTAATGAGAAAGACAAAACAGAATCTAGTGCCTTTGCAAATGAATATGTACGACATTATCTAGAAAATGAACCCGCACCTGGTATTTCTTGGGAGTATGAGTATGTAAAACAAGCCCTTCCAGCGATTAAACTGGAAGAGGTAAATCAGTTTGCAGTACGGTATATGACCGACCAAAACCGGGTGCTAAACGTAACCGGAAAAGAAGACGAAAACAACCCATTGCCCACAGAGGCAGAACTGTTATCGGTACTGAACGACATGAAAGGGAAGGATATTGCGCCTTATACCGACTCGGCAGCCACCGATGAGTTGTTGCCCCAACTTCCTGTAAGCGGCTCTATCACCAAATCGGAGACCGAGGCCAGCACGGGTATTATCCGCCTGACCCTCTCGAATGGTGCCAAGGTGACCCTAAAGCCCACCAATTTCAAGAACGACGAAGTGGTATTTTCAGCCACCAGTCCGGGCGGCGCCTCTTTGGTCTCTGATACAGATTACGCCTCGGTTCAACTTGGCAATCAGGTGATGGCAATGGCAGGCATTGGCAATTTCAGCATGATCGAATTGCAGAAAAAATTATCCGGTAAGGTAGCCCGTGTGGGATCGTATATAGGCAATGAGAGCGAAGGTTTGACGGGTATGGCATCCCCCAAAGACCTTGAGACCCTGTTCCAACTTATCCATTTGCGCTTTACCCAACCCCGTTTAGACGAAGCCTCCCTTAACATGTTTAAAAGCCAGTTTCAAATGTTTAAAGGCTTTTTTGCATCGCCAGACTATGTATTTCAAGACACCATCTCGGTCACAATGTCACGTTATCACCCCAGAGTCCGTCCATTTTCGTCGTTCAAAGTGGAAGAACTGAATGCGGACCGGGCGTTGGCTATCTATCGTGAACGTTTTGGCAATGCAGGTGATTTTTCATTCTACTTCGTCGGGAATTTCGAAGTAGAAAAGATCAAACCGATGATCGCGCAATATCTGGCCAGTTTGCCCACAACCTCCATAACCGAAAAAGCAAAAGACTTGGGCATTCGCCCACCCACGGGAGTTATTGAAAAAAAAGTACTCAAGGGCAAAGAACCCAAGAGTAGCAGTGAAATTCAATTTACAGGCCCTTTTGAATGGTCTGGCAACAACCGTGTACATCTTAGTGCCTTGGGCAAAGCCATTGAAATCCGGTTACGTGAGGAACTTCGTGAAGCCTTAAGCGGATCTTACTACGCCAATGCTTCGGGCAATGCGGTATTAGAACCCGTACCACTGTATAACTTTAGCGTCAGCTATGCCAGTGACCCTGCCCGTGCAGACGAGCTTTATGCGGCCATGTGGCGTGTGATTGAAGAGGTACAAACGAAGGGCGTATCCGACGAAATACTTACCAAAGTAAAAGAGGCTTATCTTCGAGACTTAGAAACGAATCTGAAAGAAAACCGTTTCTGGATGCTTCAACTCATGCGCAAAGATGAGTTAAAAGAAGATGTTGGTACGATTATTACCGGGTCTAAGGATCTGTACCAGTCTATGACATCCGCCGACCTTCAAGATGCCGCACGTCGTTACTTAAGAAAAGACAATGTAGCCCGGTTTGTTTTACTTCCGGAAAATCAATAA
- a CDS encoding ArsA family ATPase — protein MTKRILLFTGKGGVGKTTCAAATGIQTASEGKKTLVLSSDPAHSLADALDVKLGPEPTLVTQNLWAQEVDLYYSMQKYWQNLRHMLLVLFKWQGVKDVAAEELASLPGMAEASTLLWLDQFYTSDDFEVIIVDSAPTGETLTLLSLPQVTQWWLTKAFPFQRSAVQLFGKAVNTFTGVPLDKGVAELDEMFGKLERVQKILADPTVTSMRIVANPERMVINEARRAYTYLQLYGYGVDAVLVNRVLPETSDASWGKYLTAQKKYLEEIESSFSPLPIFNVPHMGEEVFGLERLEKIGALLYGTQSPTKVFFSEVIYRVVNEEADYRLEIRLPLSDAEVSVQQFGDQLVIQAGHQRRNYLLPQFLSYYKMKRWRFQDGWLKVVFGE, from the coding sequence ATGACGAAAAGAATCTTGCTTTTTACTGGAAAAGGTGGTGTCGGAAAAACCACTTGTGCGGCAGCCACCGGTATCCAAACTGCATCGGAAGGTAAAAAAACGCTTGTTTTATCTTCTGATCCAGCTCATAGCCTAGCGGACGCATTGGATGTAAAATTAGGCCCCGAACCCACATTGGTTACCCAAAACCTTTGGGCACAAGAAGTTGATTTGTATTATTCTATGCAAAAATATTGGCAAAATTTGCGTCATATGTTGCTGGTATTGTTTAAATGGCAAGGTGTAAAAGATGTGGCTGCCGAGGAACTGGCTTCCCTTCCCGGAATGGCAGAGGCTTCTACCTTGTTGTGGTTGGACCAGTTTTATACATCGGATGATTTTGAGGTGATTATAGTAGATTCTGCGCCTACGGGTGAAACCCTTACGTTACTCAGTTTGCCACAAGTGACCCAATGGTGGTTGACGAAAGCTTTTCCGTTTCAGCGTTCGGCGGTGCAACTTTTCGGGAAAGCCGTCAATACCTTTACAGGTGTTCCTTTAGATAAAGGGGTAGCGGAATTGGATGAAATGTTTGGGAAGTTAGAGCGTGTACAAAAAATTCTGGCCGATCCAACCGTGACCAGTATGCGGATTGTGGCGAATCCAGAGCGCATGGTGATCAACGAAGCCAGACGGGCTTATACCTATCTTCAGTTATATGGCTATGGCGTAGATGCGGTTTTGGTAAACCGTGTTTTACCCGAAACCTCGGATGCTTCCTGGGGCAAATACCTGACGGCGCAGAAAAAATATCTTGAAGAAATTGAAAGTAGCTTTTCTCCTTTGCCCATTTTTAACGTTCCACATATGGGAGAAGAAGTCTTTGGGTTGGAGCGCTTGGAAAAAATTGGTGCATTGCTCTATGGCACTCAGTCCCCAACCAAGGTTTTTTTCTCGGAGGTAATATACCGCGTAGTGAACGAAGAGGCTGACTACCGCTTAGAAATCCGTTTGCCCTTGTCTGATGCCGAAGTGAGCGTCCAGCAGTTCGGGGACCAATTGGTGATTCAGGCTGGGCATCAGCGTCGGAATTATCTACTCCCACAATTTCTGAGTTACTACAAAATGAAGCGTTGGCGTTTTCAAGATGGATGGCTTAAGGTGGTTTTTGGGGAATAA
- a CDS encoding ATP-binding protein, giving the protein MSLRYPIGEQDFPSLREDGMVYVDKTRHIHRLLETGGKYFSLSRPRRFGKSLLVSTLKALFECRKSLFEGLWIYDKWDWTRQHPVIHISLDATSYRQDGLEAALSGLVARQAMLHGVNLGQKSSGALLEELIFQLYRKTGQRVVVLIDEYDKALVDYLEDATKLAEHQHILQGFYGVLKPTSNYLRLVFLTGVSKFARVSVFSSLNNLRDLTFLPESADLLGITEAELIQYLGPRIEELTAQKGFSLTEMSDKIRYWYNGYTWDGKTRVYNPFSTLSFMASGMFWNYWIETGVPSVLVRRMVNEAHEVDLELAEVSQDFFEGTNIYQLSIRALLFQAGFLTIKSITEEGYYHIGYPNEEVRQAMYLHLLNWFQGGEQAGLSGPIVARMARYFESNAIAEVISGINAIFAAIPYNLFIADQERYYHSVLFIIFQLLSVNTQVEVQVAGGRSDMVVQTKSHTYVLEFKLNENAVAALSQIHSKGYATPYLHQGREVVAVGINFSGAEKRVDDWKSEIIGQ; this is encoded by the coding sequence ATGTCGTTACGTTACCCAATCGGCGAGCAAGATTTCCCCTCCTTACGTGAGGATGGAATGGTTTATGTGGACAAGACGCGTCATATTCATCGTTTGTTGGAGACGGGTGGGAAGTATTTTTCCTTGTCTCGTCCTCGGCGATTTGGGAAGTCATTATTGGTATCTACGCTCAAAGCGTTGTTCGAGTGCCGCAAGTCATTGTTTGAGGGGCTTTGGATTTATGATAAATGGGACTGGACGCGGCAACATCCGGTGATCCATATCAGTTTGGACGCTACATCTTACCGCCAAGATGGCTTAGAGGCGGCACTCTCCGGGCTGGTAGCACGTCAGGCAATGTTACATGGTGTCAATTTAGGTCAAAAGTCGTCGGGGGCGCTATTAGAAGAGTTGATTTTCCAACTTTATCGCAAGACAGGCCAGCGTGTGGTGGTTTTGATAGATGAATACGACAAAGCGTTGGTGGATTATTTAGAAGATGCTACGAAATTAGCGGAGCATCAGCATATTCTGCAAGGGTTTTATGGTGTGTTAAAACCAACCTCGAACTACCTGCGTTTGGTGTTTTTGACGGGCGTTTCTAAGTTTGCCAGAGTGTCTGTTTTTTCCTCACTTAACAACTTACGCGACCTGACATTTTTGCCCGAAAGTGCGGATCTTTTGGGGATTACGGAGGCAGAATTGATACAATACCTTGGACCACGAATCGAAGAGTTGACCGCACAAAAAGGTTTTTCACTCACCGAGATGTCTGATAAAATCCGGTATTGGTATAATGGCTATACGTGGGATGGTAAAACACGGGTGTATAATCCATTTTCCACACTCAGTTTCATGGCTTCGGGGATGTTTTGGAATTATTGGATTGAGACAGGTGTACCGTCGGTTTTGGTTCGTCGGATGGTGAACGAAGCGCACGAGGTGGATTTAGAATTGGCGGAGGTGAGTCAGGATTTTTTCGAGGGGACGAATATCTACCAACTTTCGATCCGTGCCTTGTTGTTTCAAGCGGGTTTTCTGACGATCAAATCAATAACGGAGGAGGGTTATTATCATATTGGTTACCCGAATGAGGAGGTTCGTCAGGCGATGTATTTGCATCTTTTAAACTGGTTTCAGGGGGGTGAACAGGCGGGACTTTCGGGTCCAATTGTGGCACGTATGGCGCGATATTTTGAGTCGAACGCGATAGCCGAGGTGATTTCAGGGATTAATGCGATCTTTGCCGCAATCCCGTATAACTTGTTCATTGCCGATCAAGAGCGGTATTATCACTCGGTTTTGTTTATTATTTTCCAATTACTTAGCGTTAATACACAAGTAGAAGTACAAGTGGCTGGCGGGCGCTCGGACATGGTGGTTCAGACGAAAAGCCATACCTATGTTTTGGAGTTTAAGTTGAACGAAAACGCAGTGGCGGCGCTTTCCCAAATTCATAGCAAGGGTTATGCCACGCCTTACCTTCATCAGGGCCGTGAGGTGGTGGCCGTTGGGATTAACTTCAGCGGTGCGGAAAAACGGGTGGATGATTGGAAAAGTGAAATTATAGGCCAATAA